In the genome of Bosea sp. BIWAKO-01, the window GATGGCGCGATTTACGACGCGTCTTGGCCTAAGATGCGCCGCTCGACTGGACCAGCCGGACGATCAGCGCGGCCAGCAATTCGGTCGCTCCTGCCTCATTGGCCCTGCCGCGCAGCACCTCGCCCGACACGGATTCGGCCGCTCCGAGGATCGCGACACAGCACAGGTGCAGGTCCTCTGCGCTGAGCTGGCCGGCATAAGGAGCCAGCGCCTCGCGATAGAGCGAGATATAGCCGTCGACGAGCTCCCGCTGAACGGCCTCCATCGCTTCCGTGCCCTTGAGGGCGGCTGAAAGAGAGTGCCATTCCGGGCCGATCGACGTTGCGCAGGAGAGATAGGATTCGGCGACGGCGCGGGCGACCTTGTCGAGGCGCGGTTCCAACTGGCCGAGAGCCTCCGCCAGCGCTCCGCCCTGTTGTTCGTCGATCCGGCGATAGAGCGCGATCATCAATGCCTCGCGCGTGCCGAAATGATCATAGGCCACCGGCTTGCTGACGCCGGCCCATTCGGCAAGGCGCCCGAGCGTCAGCGCATCTGCGCCGCCCTCGCGCACCATCGTCATGGCGCAATCGAGCAACTGCTCGCGGCGTTCCATCCTGGACAGCTTCTTCGCAGGTCCCGTCGACATCGGCGTCTCCGCTTCTCCCTTTGCAGCGCAGTTGACAATGCAGCGGCGCAATCCTACTAAAAGTAACTTACTCTTGGTAGGTGATCAATAAGCCGATCGCCGCTTGGCATTCAACAGGAGACTTGTCCATGTCTACCCTCCAACGCCCCGTCCTGATCATTGGAGGATCGGGCGTCGTCGGCGGCCAGGCGGCCGCAGCGCTGCGCCGCCTGCAATTCGACCTGCCGATCGCCATCGGCGGGCGCGATCTCGCCAAGGCGCAGGTGGTTGCTCAGAAGGTCGGGCGCGCGATTGCGACACGGGTCGATCTCGACCGCCGGGATCTCGGCCAGCCGGAGGGAGCGCAGTACAGCGCCATCGTCGTCTTCGTGAAGGACGATGGCCTGAACTCGATGCGCTACGCGCAGGATCACGGTATCCCCTATATCAGCGTGTCGAGCGGCACCTTCGAGATCGGTCCGGAAGTCGCTCAGTTCATTCACGCGGCGACGAAGGCGCCGGTGCTTCTCGCAAGCCAGTGGCTGGCTGGCGCCGCGGTTTTTCCGGCCCTGGTCTTTGCCAAGGATTTCCGCACGATCGATTCCATTGCGATCGGCGCACTGCTCGACGAGCAGGATATGGGTGGCCCGGCGGCCTTGACGGACTACAACCGCATCACGGGAGCGGCACCGGCTGCGCTGACGCTGACCGGAGGCAAGTTCAGCTGGGTCAATGGCGAGGATGCCAAGGCGCGCTATCGTAGCGTCGACGGTGTCGAGCTCGAGGCAACCGCCTATTCTCCACTCGATATCGTCAGCCTGGCCGCGGTGACCAATGCCAGATCGGTGCGGCTCGACCTTGCCTTCTCCGAATCCGCCAGCCGCCGGCGCGGCGAGCCCTTCTCGACCGAAATCACGATCGCGATCGACGGCGTGCTCAGGAATGGCGAACGCAGCACGATGCGCCACGAGATCGTCCATCCCGATGGCCAGGCTCCCCTGACTGCACTTGGCGTCGCGCTCGCCGTCGAAAGGATGCTGGGGCTCGCAGGCGGCGCCGCTCCGCAGCCGGGCCTCTATCTGCCGGAGTCGATCCTGGATCCCGATTACTATGTCGGCCACATGAGGGAGTTCGGTGCTCAGTTCCGCCAGACCTGAGACAGATGGTGTTCACGGATCTAGGCGGCTCGAGGCTCCACGCCGCCTAGATCCTCTGATCGGATATCGTATCTGACCAGAGGATCTAACCTTCTGTGATTGCGTCGATTTTACCGAAATCCGCAATCCACTTTTCGGGCCGATGCCTTAGATCAACCCGAGCCCCCGGAAGCTCGCATGGCCATCGCGGCCGACGATGACGTGGTCGTGGATCACGATGCCGAGGGGCTTTGCGATATCGACGAGTTCGCGCGTCATCTTCACGTCGGCGCCCGATGGCGTCGGGTCGCCTGATGGATGATTGTGCACGAGGATGATCGCGCTTGCGGAGAGTTCCAGGGCGCGGCGCATCACCTCGCGGGGATAAACGGGAGTGTGGTCGACAGTTCCGGTCTGCTGGACCTCGTCGGCGATCAGCGCGTTCTTCTTGTCGAGGAAGAGGATGCGGAACTGCTCGCGTTCGGCAAAGGCCATCGCCATTCGGCAATAGTCGAGAACCGCCGACCAGGACGACAGCACCGGGCGTTTTGCCACCGCTCCCTTCGCCATGCGCTGCAGGGCGGCCGCGACGATCTTGAGATCCTGCGCAACGCCCGCGCCGACGCCCTTGACCTCAGTCAATCGCGCGGCCGGCGCGCCAAGCACCTCGGCGAAAGAGCCGAAGCGCTGGATCAGATCCTTGGCGAGCGGCTTCACGTCGCGCTGCGGGATCGAGCGGAACAACAGGAGTTCGAGCAACTCGTAATCGGGCAGGGCGTCGGAGCCCGACTCCTGGAAGCGGTCGCGAAGCCGCTGGCGATGGCCGTGATAATGCGGCACCGCAACGGCCGTGGGTTCTTCCGGCAGCGGGACTTGTGATCCGCGCTGACCGCCCTCTTGCTTCATCGTGCCGCGAGCGGATTGTCGCGGCCTGCCGGCGACAGTGTGAAGATCTCGCAGCCGGTCTCGGTGACACCAACCGTGTGCTCGAACTGGGCCGAAAGCGAACGGTCGCGGGTTACCGCCGTCCAGCCGTCGGAAAGCACCTTCACACCCGCCTTGCCGAGGTTGATCATCGGCTCGATGGTGAAAAGCATGCCGGGCTTGAGCAAGACGCCTTCGCCGGGGCTGCCGTAATGCAGGATGTTGGGTGCATCGTGAAAGACCTGGCCCAGGCCGTGGCCGCAAAAATCGCGCACCACCGAGCAACGCTCAGCCTCCGCATAGCGCTGGATGGCGAAACCGATATCGCCGGTCGTCGCGCCGGCGCGCACGGCCTTGATACCGCGGAGCAGGCTTTCATAGGTGATTTCGACCAGCCGTTCGGCCTTGCGGGGAATGTCGCCGACCCCATACATCCGGCTGGAATCGCCATACCAGCCATCGACGATCAGCGTGTAGTCGATATTGAGGATGTCGCCTTCGCGCAGGGGTTTGTCGTCCGGGATGCCGTGGCAGACCACATGATTGATCGAAGTGCAGATCGACTTTGTGTAGCCGCGATAGAACAAGGTCGCCGGGTAGGCGCCGTTGTCCATGGCGAACTGGAAGGCAAGCTCGTCGAGGCGCTGCGTGGTGACGCCAGGCCGGACGTGCTCGCCCAGCATGTCGAGGCCTTCTGCCGTCAGGCGGCCGGCCTTGCGCATGGCCGCAAAGGCTTCGGGGCCATGAAGTTTGATGGCCGGCTCGCGCATCCGCGCCCGTCCCAGATTTTCGTCGAATGTCATGATGGGCAAGAAGCTCCTTGCCCATCATATCTATTGCGTTTGGCCGGCTGCGCAAGATGATTGCGCAGCCGGGGCCGCGCTTTGGCGGTGCTCAGATGATCAGGCTGAGACCGGTCGCCGCCAGAGCGATGATCCAGAGCGTGTCGAGATTGATCCAGCCTCGCCGCAGAAACGCCAGACCAAGCCATTCGTAAACGATGGCAGCAATTGCAGCTGTTACCGCGAGCATTGCGGCCATATGCAGGCCGATGGCGGCCAGCGAAACGGGCAGCGACCCCATGGCGGTCAGTTCCCGTGCCGGTGTGGCAGCGAGGCAGAGCGGGATGATGACTGGCACCAGCATCAGGCCGGCACCGTGGCTGGTCGCCATCAGGAATGACCAGACGCCGAGTCCGGCAAGCCCTGTCTGCATGCCGACGCGAACGCGATGCCTGTGTCCGAAGAAGGCATGGGAGGTCGCCCAGCCTAGAAGCAGAAAGCCGGCAACCCTTTGCAGTGCTTCGTGGTCGATGATGGTCCCGACGACAACAACCGCTGCGACCATCACGGCGACCGAGGCCGCGTGCCCCAATGCGATCGGAAGGAGCGACAGCCAGAGCACGCGGCGGCTCTCGCGGTGCAGTCCGAGCGCAACTGCAAAGAGCCAGCCCATGGCCGGGTTCAGGCCATGAAAGGCCCCGAGCCCGGCGAGCACGAGCCAAGGCGACATGTCAGCCTCCCGTCGGAGCATCCGGCACCAGGGGCATCAGGGATAGCAATAGGAATCGGACGAACAGTCGCCACCCTCCAGCCTGACCTGGTGAGGTCGGTGCCCTTTGGGCCAGTCGAGGAAGAACCTGTCGTCGAAGCGGATGCCGCCCTTTTCTGCGACATCGAGTTTCACCATCCAACCGTCAATTCCATCGGGATAGAA includes:
- a CDS encoding TetR/AcrR family transcriptional regulator — protein: MSTGPAKKLSRMERREQLLDCAMTMVREGGADALTLGRLAEWAGVSKPVAYDHFGTREALMIALYRRIDEQQGGALAEALGQLEPRLDKVARAVAESYLSCATSIGPEWHSLSAALKGTEAMEAVQRELVDGYISLYREALAPYAGQLSAEDLHLCCVAILGAAESVSGEVLRGRANEAGATELLAALIVRLVQSSGAS
- a CDS encoding saccharopine dehydrogenase; translated protein: MSTLQRPVLIIGGSGVVGGQAAAALRRLQFDLPIAIGGRDLAKAQVVAQKVGRAIATRVDLDRRDLGQPEGAQYSAIVVFVKDDGLNSMRYAQDHGIPYISVSSGTFEIGPEVAQFIHAATKAPVLLASQWLAGAAVFPALVFAKDFRTIDSIAIGALLDEQDMGGPAALTDYNRITGAAPAALTLTGGKFSWVNGEDAKARYRSVDGVELEATAYSPLDIVSLAAVTNARSVRLDLAFSESASRRRGEPFSTEITIAIDGVLRNGERSTMRHEIVHPDGQAPLTALGVALAVERMLGLAGGAAPQPGLYLPESILDPDYYVGHMREFGAQFRQT
- the map gene encoding type I methionyl aminopeptidase → MTFDENLGRARMREPAIKLHGPEAFAAMRKAGRLTAEGLDMLGEHVRPGVTTQRLDELAFQFAMDNGAYPATLFYRGYTKSICTSINHVVCHGIPDDKPLREGDILNIDYTLIVDGWYGDSSRMYGVGDIPRKAERLVEITYESLLRGIKAVRAGATTGDIGFAIQRYAEAERCSVVRDFCGHGLGQVFHDAPNILHYGSPGEGVLLKPGMLFTIEPMINLGKAGVKVLSDGWTAVTRDRSLSAQFEHTVGVTETGCEIFTLSPAGRDNPLAAR
- the radC gene encoding DNA repair protein RadC, which encodes MKQEGGQRGSQVPLPEEPTAVAVPHYHGHRQRLRDRFQESGSDALPDYELLELLLFRSIPQRDVKPLAKDLIQRFGSFAEVLGAPAARLTEVKGVGAGVAQDLKIVAAALQRMAKGAVAKRPVLSSWSAVLDYCRMAMAFAEREQFRILFLDKKNALIADEVQQTGTVDHTPVYPREVMRRALELSASAIILVHNHPSGDPTPSGADVKMTRELVDIAKPLGIVIHDHVIVGRDGHASFRGLGLI